The following proteins are co-located in the Campylobacter concisus genome:
- the yajC gene encoding preprotein translocase subunit YajC, translating to MQNADFLTSLLPLVVLFAIFYFLVIRPQQKQQKAHAAMLAALDKGDKIITNGGLICEVIKAENDFIKVKLNDDVIVRIAREFVAKKIEDK from the coding sequence ATGCAAAACGCTGATTTTTTAACATCATTACTACCTCTTGTTGTGCTTTTCGCCATATTTTACTTTTTGGTTATTAGACCTCAACAAAAACAACAAAAAGCCCATGCAGCAATGCTCGCAGCTCTTGATAAAGGTGATAAGATAATAACTAATGGCGGACTTATCTGCGAAGTGATTAAAGCCGAAAATGATTTTATCAAAGTTAAACTTAACGATGATGTAATCGTTCGCATAGCACGCGAGTTTGTAGCTAAAAAGATCGAAGATAAATAA